A genomic region of Methylobacterium durans contains the following coding sequences:
- a CDS encoding DUF2312 domain-containing protein codes for MAASASPAVDPSSVAADQLKSFIERIERLEEEKAGLAGDIKDVYAEAKGTGFDTKALRKIISLRKKDHAERQEEEAILELYMQALGMA; via the coding sequence ATGGCAGCCTCAGCAAGCCCGGCGGTCGACCCCTCCTCGGTCGCCGCCGACCAGCTCAAGAGCTTCATCGAGCGCATCGAGCGCCTGGAGGAGGAGAAGGCGGGCCTCGCCGGCGACATCAAGGACGTCTACGCCGAGGCGAAGGGCACCGGCTTCGACACCAAGGCCCTGCGCAAGATCATCTCCCTGCGCAAGAAGGACCACGCCGAGCGCCAGGAGGAGGAGGCGATCCTGGAGCTCTACATGCAGGCGCTCGGGATGGCGTAG
- a CDS encoding MarR family winged helix-turn-helix transcriptional regulator, translating to MSRLTAQQAPAADLEPVDPLRVWFRFIRLNRRVSAAVGAELREIGLSIPQFDVLSTLTEREGLTQQELAARLYVTKGNVSGLIDRLVEAGLVERRAIPGDRRSHALHLTPAGTTLASRGIAAQEAYVARTLGRLAPEDVAAFERLVLQWRDLVRADEAGRP from the coding sequence ATGTCGCGTCTCACCGCCCAGCAAGCCCCGGCCGCCGACCTTGAGCCCGTCGATCCGCTCCGGGTCTGGTTCCGGTTCATCCGGCTGAACCGGCGCGTCTCGGCCGCCGTGGGCGCGGAACTGCGCGAGATCGGCCTCTCGATCCCGCAATTCGACGTTCTGTCGACCCTGACCGAGCGCGAGGGCCTGACGCAGCAGGAACTGGCCGCGCGCCTCTACGTGACCAAGGGCAACGTGTCGGGGCTGATCGACCGGCTGGTCGAGGCGGGGCTCGTGGAGCGCCGGGCGATTCCCGGGGACCGGCGCTCGCACGCCCTGCATCTCACGCCCGCGGGGACCACCCTAGCCTCGCGGGGCATCGCGGCGCAGGAGGCCTACGTGGCGCGCACGCTCGGCCGCCTCGCGCCCGAGGATGTCGCCGCCTTCGAGCGCCTCGTGCTGCAGTGGCGGGACCTCGTGCGCGCCGACGAGGCCGGTCGACCCTGA
- a CDS encoding DUF1244 domain-containing protein encodes MSEIDPKTQTELEAAVFRRLVSHLQNRPDVQNIDLMNLAGFCRNCLSNWLKDAADARGLPLTKDESREQVYGMPYDAWKAQHQAEATPEQQAAFAKRQAEPH; translated from the coding sequence GACGGAGCTGGAGGCCGCCGTGTTCCGGCGCCTCGTCTCCCACCTGCAGAACCGCCCCGACGTGCAGAACATCGACCTGATGAATCTCGCGGGCTTCTGCCGCAACTGCCTCTCGAACTGGCTGAAGGACGCCGCCGACGCGCGCGGCCTGCCGCTGACCAAGGACGAGAGCCGCGAGCAGGTCTACGGCATGCCCTACGACGCCTGGAAGGCGCAGCATCAGGCCGAGGCGACCCCGGAGCAGCAGGCCGCCTTCGCCAAGCGGCAGGCCGAGCCGCACTGA
- a CDS encoding IS5 family transposase: MWTDRHRTRHESRLKDMVLQAGLDEVACFLKRADPPGRPEATAARQVLAGIAWHLRTGGGWRALPAGFPPWRTVYGWFRRWIEKGLFESLMRALARRQRRRCGRRPDPRLAVIDTQSVKCIGVRGPRGYDGAKKLVGRKRVALVDAQGHVLALAVVPANVQDRDTLPALDAGKQTWPSLRLALLDGAFTAERCQEWCNLHGMRHRVVEKQPDQKGFVVLERRWVVERTFGWLSHWGGLLRERAGRLDVATGRLACVASLMAANALNNPA, encoded by the coding sequence ATGTGGACGGACCGACATCGGACGCGTCATGAGTCGCGCCTGAAGGACATGGTGTTGCAGGCTGGCTTGGACGAGGTGGCCTGTTTTCTGAAACGAGCCGATCCGCCGGGCCGTCCAGAAGCGACAGCGGCGCGTCAAGTGCTGGCCGGGATCGCTTGGCACCTGCGGACGGGCGGAGGTTGGCGGGCATTGCCGGCCGGCTTTCCGCCCTGGCGCACGGTCTATGGCTGGTTCCGGCGCTGGATCGAGAAGGGCCTGTTCGAGAGCCTGATGCGGGCTCTGGCGCGCCGTCAGCGGCGGCGTTGCGGACGTCGGCCCGATCCACGGCTGGCGGTCATCGACACGCAAAGCGTCAAGTGCATCGGGGTCCGCGGGCCGCGCGGCTACGATGGTGCCAAGAAGCTGGTCGGGCGCAAACGCGTGGCTCTGGTGGATGCCCAAGGGCACGTCCTGGCGCTGGCTGTCGTGCCCGCCAACGTGCAGGATCGCGACACGCTGCCGGCGCTGGATGCGGGCAAGCAGACGTGGCCCAGCCTGCGTCTGGCTCTCCTCGACGGTGCCTTCACGGCCGAGCGCTGCCAAGAATGGTGCAACCTCCACGGCATGCGCCACCGCGTGGTCGAGAAGCAGCCGGACCAGAAGGGCTTCGTCGTGCTGGAGCGGCGCTGGGTCGTAGAGAGAACCTTCGGCTGGCTCAGCCACTGGGGTGGCCTGCTCCGTGAGCGCGCTGGTCGCCTCGACGTTGCAACGGGACGCCTCGCCTGCGTCGCCAGCCTCATGGCCGCCAACGCCCTCAACAATCCCGCCTGA
- a CDS encoding DUF1499 domain-containing protein codes for MRRLLIEEPVTRAGGLSRQVAWLALLVTGIALLVVRDPRAETVPALATLGSGLALALVSLALAAFAFLRVWREGARGLGPAFGGLFLSLVILAYPAYAGLRGLRLPAINDVTTDIENPPAFSRSRTAFAARNGRYPADPGPAARERQRSAYPQIAPLTLDIDVDQAFELARKAAINRRWQIVEAIRPGGRIGNGRIEAIARGLVLNLPDDVTVRVHPRADGARIDVRSASRLPGRDLGVNADRIRAYLDEVANLAIAVK; via the coding sequence ATGCGCCGCCTGCTCATCGAGGAACCCGTCACCCGCGCCGGCGGCCTGTCGCGGCAGGTGGCGTGGCTCGCGCTCCTCGTCACGGGGATCGCCCTCCTCGTCGTCCGCGACCCGCGGGCGGAGACGGTGCCCGCGCTCGCCACCCTCGGGAGCGGGCTGGCGCTCGCCCTGGTCTCGCTGGCGCTCGCGGCCTTCGCCTTCCTGCGGGTCTGGCGCGAGGGGGCGCGCGGCCTCGGGCCGGCCTTCGGCGGCCTGTTCCTGTCGCTCGTGATCCTCGCCTACCCGGCCTATGCCGGCCTCCGGGGCCTGCGGCTGCCGGCGATCAACGACGTCACGACCGACATCGAGAACCCGCCCGCCTTCTCGCGCTCGCGCACGGCCTTCGCCGCCCGCAACGGGCGCTACCCGGCCGATCCCGGACCGGCCGCGCGGGAGCGCCAGAGATCCGCCTACCCGCAGATCGCGCCGCTGACCCTCGACATCGACGTCGACCAAGCGTTCGAGCTCGCCCGGAAGGCGGCGATCAACCGGCGCTGGCAGATCGTCGAGGCGATCCGGCCCGGCGGGCGCATCGGCAACGGGCGCATCGAGGCGATCGCCCGCGGCCTCGTCCTGAACCTGCCGGACGACGTCACCGTGCGGGTGCATCCCCGCGCCGACGGCGCGCGCATCGACGTGCGGTCGGCCTCGCGGCTCCCCGGCCGCGATCTCGGCGTCAACGCCGACCGGATCCGCGCCTATCTCGACGAGGTCGCCAACCTCGCCATCGCGGTGAAGTAG